A DNA window from Bos mutus isolate GX-2022 chromosome 11, NWIPB_WYAK_1.1, whole genome shotgun sequence contains the following coding sequences:
- the MFSD2B gene encoding sphingosine-1-phosphate transporter MFSD2B codes for MGAELLCLPQDSGAGHLSFYRKLCYGIGGVPNQVASSAIAFYLQLFLLDVAQIPAAQVSLVLFGGKVSGAAADPLAGFLINRSRRTGSGRLMPWVLGCMPFIALAYFFLWFLPPFTILRGLWYTTLYCLFQALATFFQVPYTALTMLLTPNPKERDSATAYRMTLEMAGTLMGATVHGLIVSGAHGSHRCKEDTLPGEGAVSPNATRLYFIAATVVALTYPVCSTLLYLGVKERSDPSTPASGQGVGFLAGLGLTVRHRPYLKLVISFLFISAAVQVEQSYLVLFCTHASQLQDHVQGMVLTILVSAVLSTPMWEWVLQRFGKRMSALGICAMVPFAILLAAVPMVPVAYVVAFVSGLSIAVSLLLPWSMLPDVVDDFQLQHQHGPGLETIFYSSYVFFTKLSGAGALGISTLSLDFAGYESGACRQSEQVVVTLKVLIGAVPTSMILIGLCILMVGPTPKVPSRANSRSLGRRTSYTLA; via the exons ATGGGGGCTGAGCTTCTGTGTCTCCCCCAGGACAGCGGAGCTGGTCACCTCTCATTCTATAGGAAGTTGTGCTATGGCATTGGAGGGGTTCCCAACCAGGTGGCCTCCAGCGCCATAGCCTTTTACCTGCAACTTTTCCTGCTCGATGTGGCACAG ATCCCTGCTGCCCAGGTGTCACTGGTCCTGTTTGGAGGGAAGGTGTCTGGGGCAGCTGCAGACCCTTTGGCTGGGTTTCTCATCAACAGAAGCAGGAGGACAGGGTCTGGACGACTCATGCCCTG GGTGCTGGGCTGCATGCCCTTCATTGCCTTGGCCTACTTCTTCCTGTGGTTCTTGCCCCCCTTCACCATCTTGCGAGGCCTCTGGTACACGACCCTCTACTGCCTGTTCCAGGCCTTGGCCACG TTCTTCCAGGTGCCCTACACGGCGCTGACCATGCTCCTGACCCCCAACCCCAAGGAGCGGGACTCAGCCACCGCGTACC GGATGACCTTGGAGATGGCGGGGACGCTGATGGGAGCCACCGTCCACGGACTCATTGTGTCTGGTGCCCACGGGTCCCATAGGTGCAAGGAGGACACGCTCCCAGGGGAAGGGGCTGTTTCCCCCAACGCG ACTCGTCTCTACTTCATTGCAGCCACTGTGGTTGCTTTGACTTACCCAGTGTGCAGTACTTTGCTCTACCTGGGGGTGAAGGAGCGATCAG ACCCCTCCACCCCAGCATCCGGCCAGGGCGTGGGCTTCCTGGCTGGGCTAGGTCTCACGGTCCGGCATCGGCCCTATCTGAAGCTGGTCATCTCCTTCCTCTTCATCTCCGCAGCTGTTCAG GTGGAGCAGAGCTACCTGGTCCTGTTCTGTACACACGCCTCCCAGCTTCAAGACCACGTCCAGGGCATGGTGCTGACCATCCTG GTCTCTGCAGTGCTGAGCACCCCAATGTGGGAGTGGGTTCTGCAGCGATTTGGGAAGAGGATGTCGGCCCTCGGGATCTGT GCGATGGTGCCCTTTGCAATCCTGCTGGCTGCTGTGCCCATGGTGCCCGTGGCATATGTCGTGGCCTTTGTGTCTGGCCTGAGCATCGCTGTGTCCTTGCTGCTACCCTG gtcCATGCTTCCAGACGTGGTCGATGACTTCCAGCTGCAGCACCAGCATGGCCCAGGCCTGGAGACCATCTTCTACTCATCCTACGTCTTCTTCACCAAGCTTTCGGGAGCAGGCGCCCTGGGCATCTCCACTCTCAGCCTGGA CTTCGCAGGATACGAGTCAGGAGCCTGCAGGCAGTCGGAGCAGGTGGTGGTGACTCTCAAGGTCCTCATCGGTGCTGTGCCCACCAGCATGATCCTCATTGGTCTGTGCATCCTCATGGTCGGCCCCACTCCCAAGGTGCCAAGTCGGGCCAACTCCCGCTCTCTGGGGAG GAGGACCAGCTACACTCTGGCTTGA
- the WDCP gene encoding WD repeat and coiled-coil-containing protein, translating into MELGQGKLLRTGLNALYQAIHPIHGLAWTDGTQVVLTNLQLHSGEAKFGDSTVLGQFEHVYGVSWAPPGAADTPTLLAVQHKKCVIVWQLCPSPAETSKWLMSQPCEIRQSCPVLPQGCVWHPESAILTVLTAWDVSVFYNIHCDSSQVKVDISTEGLIHCACWTQDGQRLVVAAGSSLHSYIWDSAQKTLHRCSLCPIFDVDSYVRSIRATVDSQVAIATELPLDKICGLSASGTFDIPPSGEDTCLHALPVTDRVSSETNSETPVSSSYSEPLDLTHIHFNRFKSEGSSLTCLRKKDYLTGTGLDSSHLVLLTFEKEVTCNRKVIIPGILVPDLIAFNLKAQAVAVASNTSNVIFIYSVIPLLMPNIQQIQLESNERPKGICFLTDKLLLILVGRQKSMDSAFLPSSKSDQYMIRLIVREVMLKEDSPVTLSENQSGNSAFSTLINKTNIKKLIEDLSPDFCHQSTGLLFTANSSSQSGQPGRTLIKEIESPASSICDGSTFLETLDARPVNWSVTPPRPNGTPAHTSTAEPPNLEREKETYQLSKELEVVSRNLSEVQRHLSELSDFLHNGRKSSPVYPLSQDLPYVHITCQKSHFVHPVVEKRMMLLCNGKLRLSTVQQTFGLSLVEMLHDSHWILLCADSEGFVPLTFTATQEIIIRDGRSDDFQNSASEP; encoded by the exons ATGGAGTTGGGACAAGGAAAACTTCTCAGGACTGGACTGAATGCATTATATCAAGCAATACACCCAATTCATGGCCTTGCTTGGACTGATGGGACTCAGGTAGTCCTCACCAATTTACAGCTTCACAGTGGAGAGGCCAAATTTGGGGACTCAACGGTCCTTGGACAATTTGAACACGTGTATGGGGTGTCCTGGGCCCCGCCTGGTGCAGCTGACACACCCACTCTGCTCGCTGTCCAGCACAAGAAGTGTGTCATCGTGTGGCAGCTGTGTCCTAGCCCTGCAGAGACAAGCAAGTGGCTGATGTCTCAGCCCTGTGAAATCAGACAGTCATGCCCTGTCCTTCCCCAGGGCTGTGTGTGGCACCCAGAAAGTGCCATCCTGACTGTGTTGACTGCTTGGGATGTCTCCGTGTTCTACAATATCCATTGTGACAGTTCCCAAGTCAAAGTGGACATCAGCACTGAAGGCCTCATTCATTGTGCATGTTGGACCCAGGATGGCCAGAGGCTGGTGGTGGCAGCAGGCAGCAGCCTACATTCTTACATTTGGGACAGTGCTCAGAAGACTCTTCACAGGTGCTCCCTCTGTCCCATCTTTGATGTGGACAGCTACGTGCGTTCAATCAGAGCCACTGTGGACTCACAAGTCGCTATAGCCACTGAGCTTCCGCTGGATAAGATTTGTGGGTTAAGTGCTTCTGGAACTTTTGACATTCCTCCTAGTGGTGAAGACACTTGCCTGCATGCTTTACCAGTTACTGATCGAGTTTCCTCTGAAACAAATTCTGAAACACCAGTGTCGTCATCCTattctgagcctctggatctaacTCATATCCACTTCAACAGATTTAAATCTGAAGGTAGTTCTCTTACTTGTCTAAGAAAAAAAGACTACTTGACAGGAACTGGCCTGGATTCTTCACATTTGGTCCTCTTGACCTTTGAGAAGGAGGTTACCTGCAACAGAAAAGTCATCATTCCAGGCATTCTGGTTCCTGATCTAATAGCATTTAATCTTAAAGCACAAGCAGTCGCAGTGGCTTCCAATACATCTAATGTAATTTTTATCTATTCTGTCATTCCATTATTAATGCCAAACATCCAGCAGATTCAGTTAGAGAGTAATGAAAGACCAAAAGGCATATGTTTCTTGACAGATAAATTACTATTAATTTTGGTGGGAAGACAAAAGTCCATGGACTCGgcatttcttccttcttcaaaATCTGACCAGTATATGATTCGTTTGATTGTTAGAGAGGTAATGCTGAAAGAAGACTCTCCAGTGACACTGAGTGAAAACCAAAGTGGTAACTCTGCTTTCAGTACTctgataaataaaacaaatataaaaaagctAATTGAAGATCTTTCACCAGATTTTTGTCACCAAAGCACAGGGCTCTTGTTCACAGCTAATAGCAGCAGTCAAAGTGGACAGCCTGGAAGAACCcttattaaagaaatagaaagtccGGCATCCAGCATCTGTGATGGCTCCACATTCCTAGAAACTCTAGATGCCAGGCCTGTTAACTGGTCAGTAACACCGCCCAGACCCAACGGCACACCAGCCCACACCAGTACCGCAGAACCTCCTAACTTAGAACGGGAAAAGGAAACGTACCAGCTGTCTAAGGAACTGGAAGTTGTATCTAGGAACTTGAGTGAAGTGCAGCGACATCTTTCTGAACTCAGTGACTTTCTGCACAATGGAAGGAAATCCTCTCCAGTGTACCCACTCTCTCAGGATCTGCCTTATGTTCACATCACTTGCCAG aaatctcATTTTGTACATCCTGTTGTTGAAAAAAGAATGATGCTTCTCTGCAATGGCaagctaagactcagcacagtccaACAGACTTTCGGCCTCTCTCTTGTTGAAATGCTGCATG ACTCTCACTGGATCCTTCTCTGTGCGGACAGTGAAGGCTTCGTCCCCTTAACTTTCACAGCCACACAGGAAATAATCATAAGAGATGGCAGGTCAGATGACTTCCAAAACTCTGCCTCAGAGCCTTGA